Proteins from one Methanobrevibacter millerae genomic window:
- a CDS encoding Zn-ribbon domain-containing OB-fold protein has translation MSDTVRMWRHIQQRYNLLGSKCNECGDVFFPSRVVCPNCRRKGKLEPFQFSGKGKIYTFSIIRSPPDDFKKMAPYAVAVIELEEGAKLTSQIVDCDVDDIEIGDPVEMVFRRISEDGPDGVISYGFKFKLVK, from the coding sequence ATGTCAGATACCGTTAGAATGTGGCGTCATATACAGCAAAGATATAATCTTCTCGGTTCAAAATGTAATGAATGTGGCGATGTATTTTTCCCGTCTCGTGTAGTTTGTCCAAACTGCAGAAGAAAAGGGAAACTGGAACCGTTCCAATTTTCAGGAAAAGGAAAGATTTATACTTTTTCAATTATCAGATCACCACCTGATGATTTCAAGAAAATGGCACCTTATGCCGTTGCAGTAATCGAGCTTGAAGAAGGTGCAAAACTGACTTCACAAATTGTTGACTGTGATGTTGACGACATTGAAATCGGAGATCCTGTTGAAATGGTATTCAGAAGAATTTCCGAAGATGGCCCTGATGGAGTAATCTCTTACGGGTTCAAATTCAAATTAGTTAAATAA